In Triticum aestivum cultivar Chinese Spring chromosome 5B, IWGSC CS RefSeq v2.1, whole genome shotgun sequence, the following proteins share a genomic window:
- the LOC123112137 gene encoding pentatricopeptide repeat-containing protein At5g61400 translates to MLLAQPYQRSTSSPRKPLRRSMVANPVSQIPQTNRSSRAVQICRLANANPMPLSPPLRLILSSRRRPLATHHRCLSSSAAAVAAATPATSRDRAAHLAAAVHGSAAAKNFAHAIRLTKSLVQASSPGARPGAAAFAALASTSSSPGPALGVLVIALSQMALHDEALSVFHRLPTLPALPACNAILDVLVKAHRFDRVWKLFDEMLSRGMAPTVVTYNTLINACRHEGAVAKAREVWKQMLARLIGPNVVTYSTMISALCDEGCIAEAERLFLTMKETGMRPNHYTYNALMSSHCKRDGIKRALTLYQELLKSGLVPNAVIFTTLIDGFFQVNRTSDAKNIFLDMHRYGVAPTVPVYNSLIDGAFRSGDSQEALTVYEDMTRLGLCPDEFTCSIVVRGLCSGGQVKVAARFLEAMQQSGINLNAAAYNALIDEYCKNGNLAEALATCTIMSEVGIEPNVVTYSSLIDGHSKKGKMEIAMAIYTEMIAKGVEPNVLTYTALIHGHAKDGDINAAFRLQKEMAEKGISPNSVTVSVLVDGLCRENRIQDAVMIFMKHSGQKKHADIRTCLSNSTTEEDHSIPNSVTYMTLIYGLYLDGQYREAGKFFSCMRESGMVPDSFTYSLLIRGQCMLGYVLNAMMLYADMVKVGVKPMTTVCPDIWSRDAPNDLKTVET, encoded by the coding sequence ATGCTCCTAGCCCAACCGTACCAACGCTCAACAAGCTCACCGAGAAAACCCTTGCGGCGCTCTATGGTGGCAAACCCAGTCAGTCAAATTCCCCAGACCAACAGGAGCAGCAGAGCAGTACAGATTTGCCGCCTCGCCAATGCCAACCCCATGCCACTCTCGCCACCACTCCGCCTCAtcctctcctcccgccgccggcccctcgccacgcaccaccgctgcctgtcctcctccgccgccgccgtagccgctgCCACCCCGGCTACCTCAAGGGACCGCGCcgcccacctcgccgccgccgtccacgGCTCGGCCGCGGCCAAGAACTTTGCGCACGCCATCCGTTTGACGAAATCCCTCGTCCAGGCCTCCTCCCCCGGCGCGCGCCCGGGCGCTGCCGCCTTCGCCGCGCTCGCCTCCACCTCCAGCTCCCCTGGCCCCGCGCTCGGGGTGCTCGTCATCGCTCTCTCCCAGATGGCGCTCCACGACGAGGCGCTGTCCGTCTTCCACCGCCTGCCGACGCTGCCGGCGCTGCCCGCCTGCAACGCGATCCTCGACGTGCTGGTGAAAGCCCACAGGTTCGACCGCGTCTGGAAGCTGTTCGACGAAATGCTGAGCCGGGGGATGGCGCCGACCGTGGTGACGTACAACACGCTCATCAACGCGTGCCGGCATGAGGGTGCTGTGGCGAAGGCTCGGGAGGTCTGGAAGCAGATGTTGGCGAGACTGATTGGTCCAAATGTGGTCACTTACTCGACGATGATATCCGCACTTTGTGACGAGGGCTGCATTGCCGAGGCTGAGCGGCTGTTCCTTACCATGAAGGAAACAGGGATGCGACCCAACCATTACACATACAATGCACTGATGAGCAGCCACTGCAAGAGAGATGGTATCAAGAGGGCACTCACGTTGTACCAGGAACTGCTGAAGAGTGGTCTTGTTCCCAATGCTGTGATCTTTACAACGCTGATTGACGGTTTCTTCCAGGTGAACAGAACAAGTGATGCAAAAaatatttttcttgacatgcacaGGTATGGAGTTGCTCCCACTGTGCCCGTGTACAACAGCTTGATTGATGGAGCTTTCAGGTCTGGTGATTCACAAGAAGCATTAACAGTTTATGAGGACATGACTCGCCTAGGTTTGTGCCCAGATGAGTTCACCTGCAGCATAGTTGTAAGAGGCCTCTGTTCTGGAGGTCAAGTGAAGGTAGCGGCCAGGTTTCTTGAAGCAATGCAGCAATCTGGTATTAATCTTAATGCAGCTGCATACAACGCGCTAATTGATGAGTACTGCAAGAATGGAAATCTAGCTGAAGCCCTGGCAACATGCACAATAATGAGTGAGGTTGGAATTGAGCCCAATGTGGTGACATACTCCTCCTTGATAGATGGGCATTCAAAGAAAGGGAAGATGGAAATAGCAATGGCTATATACACGGAGATGATAGCCAAAGGGGTTGAACCTAATGTGTTGACATACACGGCTCTGATTCATGGCCATGCCAAGGATGGTGACATCAATGCTGCTTTTAGGTTAcagaaggagatggcggagaaaGGCATTTCTCCTAATTCAGTCACAGTGTCAGTTCTTGTTGATGGTCTCTGCAGAGAGAATAGGATTCAAGATGCAGTCATGATCTTCATGAAGCACTCAGGGCAGAAGAAGCATGCTGACATTCGTACCTGTTTATCGAACTCCACAACTGAGGAAGACCATTCAATCCCAAACAGTGTGACATACATGACCTTGATATATGGTCTTTATTTAGATGGCCAATACCGTGAAGCTGGTAAGTTCTTCTCTTGCATGAGAGAATCTGGTATGGTGCCCGATAGCTTCACTTACTCACTACTGATTCGTGGACAGTGCATGCTTGGCTATGTCTTGAATGCCATGATGCTCTATGCTGATATGGTTAAGGTCGGTGTTAAACCCATGACAACAGTCTGTCCTGACATTTGGTCAAGGGATGCACCAAATGATCTCAAAACTGTTGAAACATAA
- the LOC123112138 gene encoding sulfate transporter 1.2, giving the protein MVHHISDEAADEPSITTQTPPNDPSQAPLVYKVGYPPPKNLATEFTETLRETFFHDNPLRQYKGQSRPRRFMMGLEFLFPIFGWGRDYSLNKFKGDLIAGLTIASLCIPQDIGYSKLANLDPQYGLYSSFIPPLIYAAMGSSRDIAIGPVAVVSLLIGSLLQAEVDHVKNKEEYMRLAFTATFFAGITQAALGFLRLGFLIEFLSHAAIVGFMGGAAITIALQQLKYVLGIANFTRKTDIVSVMESVWRSVHHGWNWQTIVIGVSFLVFLLFAKYIGKKKRKLFWVPAIAPIISVILATFFVYITRADKQGVQIVKHIEQGINPSSVHKIYFTGPFVAKGFKIGVVCGIVGLTEAVAIGRTFAAMKDYQLDGNKEMVALGTMNIVGSMTSCYVTTGSFSRSAVNFMAGCKTPVSNVVMSVVVLLTLLVITPLFKYTPNAILGSIIISAVIGLVDYEAAILIWKVDKLDFIACMGAFFGVVFVSVEIGLLIAVAISFAKILLQVTRPRTALLGNLPGTTIYRNISQYPEAKLTPGVVIVRVDSAIYFSNSNYVRERILRWLTDEEDRAKAVGLPKISFLIVEMSPVIDIDTSGIHALEDLYKNLQKRDMQLILSNPGSVVIEKLQASKLTEHIGSSNIFLAVSDAVRFCTTKSMQEP; this is encoded by the exons ATGGTTCATCATATATCTGACGAGGCAGCAGATGAACCTAGCATCACCACACAGACACCCCCCAATGACCCATCTCAAGCACCGCTGGTGTACAAAGTGGGCTATCCCCCTCCGAAGAACTTGGCCACAGAGTTTACAGAAACATTGAGGGAGACTTTCTTCCACGACAACCCGCTGCGTCAGTATAAGGGCCAATCCAGACCGAGGAGGTTCATGATGGGGCTGGAGTTCTTGTTTCCTATATTTGGGTGGGGTAGGGATTACAGTCTCAACAAGTTCAAAGGCGATCTGATTGCCGGACTGACCATCGCAAGTCTCTGTATTCCTCAG GACATTGGCTATTCGAAGCTTGCTAATCTGGATCCGCAGTATGGGCTTT ACTCCAGCTTCATTCCTCCATTGATCTATGCTGCAATGGGTAGCTCAAGGGATATAGCGATTGGTCCAGTTGCTGTGGTTTCTCTTTTGATAGGTTCACTTCTACAAGCTGAGGTTGACCATGTCAAAAACAAGGAGGAATACATGCGCCTCGCTTTCACGGCAACCTTCTTCGCTGGTATCACTCAAGCAGCCTTAGGATTTCTAAG GTTAGGATTCCTTATAGAGTTCTTGTCGCATGCTGCGATTGTCGGATTCATGGGGGGAGCTGCCATTACTATTGCCCTGCAGCAGCTGAAATACGTGTTGGGCATCGCAAACTTTACAAGGAAAACCGACATAGTTTCTGTCATGGAATCTGTCTGGAGATCAGTTCATCACGGG TGGAACTGGCAGACAATTGTGATTGGCGTATCTTTCCTGGTTTTCCTTCTGTTTGCGAAGTACATC ggaaagaagaaaaggaagctttTCTGGGTGCCAGCTATTGCTCCTATAATTTCAGTGATTCTagcaacattttttgtatacattactCGTGCCGACAAGCAAGGAGTTCAGATA GTGAAGCACATTGAACAGGGAATCAACCCATCATCAGTACACAAGATTTATTTCACCGGCCCAtttgttgcaaaaggtttcaaGATCGGTGTTGTTTGCGGCATAGTTGGTTTGACA GAAGCTGTAGCTATTGGAAGGACATTTGCTGCTATGAAGGACTACCAGTTAGATGGAAACAAGGAGATGGTAGCACTTGGAACCATGAACATAGTAGGCTCAATGACATCTTGCTATGTCACAACAG GTTCTTTCTCACGTTCGGCAGTTAACTTCATGGCTGGCTGCAAGACTCCTGTATCCAATGTGGTTATGTCAGTAGTGGTTCTTCTTACCTTGTTGGTCATCACACCGCTATTCAAATATACACCGAATGCAATCCTAGGGTCGATCATTATTTCTGCGGTGATCGGCCTTGTGGACTACGAAGCAGCAATTCTCATCTGGAAAGTTGACAAATTGGACTTCATTGCTTGCATGGGAGCTTTTTTCGGTGTTGTTTTTGTATCCGTTGAGATTGGCCTCTTGATTGCT GTAGCAATCTCATTTGCCAAAATACTTCTTCAAGTAACAAGGCCAAGGACAGCCCTACTTGGAAACCTTCCCGGCACCACTATATACCGGAACATCAGCCAGTATCCAGAAGCAAAACTTACTCCTGGGGTGGTGATTGTGAGGGTTGATTCTGCTATTTATTTTTCCAACTCTAATTACGTCCGAGAAAG AATTCTTAGGTGGCTGACAGACGAAGAAGACAGAGCTAAAGCAGTGGGATTGCCTAAAATCAGTTTCCTGATTGTGGAAATGTCGC CGGTCATCGACATCGATACAAGCGGCATACATGCTCTTGAAGATCTATACAAGAATCTTCAGAAAAGAGATATGCAG CTCATTCTGTCGAATCCTGGTTCCGTCGTCATAGAAAAACTGCAAGCGTCGAAGCTCACCGAGCACATTGGAAGCAGCAATATATTCCTCGCGGTCTCTGACGCTGTGCGATTCTGTACGACGAAGTCGATGCAGGAACCGTGA